One stretch of Plodia interpunctella isolate USDA-ARS_2022_Savannah chromosome 10, ilPloInte3.2, whole genome shotgun sequence DNA includes these proteins:
- the LOC128672810 gene encoding sperm-associated antigen 7 homolog: protein MDFLDSILNSMQGPPSTSEAQRNAMKKQKEAVERKQKEDKNMLNKFRKRVEEKISNFIKNSNKPYIQFEPMDQMYRSIIRDVSETAGVQVFSFGQEGIDRYAVVYKKDKGPSEDELTVRRAGGIWDDDKAAEMAQKHIEMQKQAALESEEEKNRKRKRGKEELSGTFYKQKYVHLIGEDAAIQAAQKTGVNKSYGEVPSENKKDQRSIEQTMADIRAKKMKKAETEKAEAAVSSIQT from the coding sequence ATGGATTTCTTAGATTCAATCTTGAATTCCATGCAAGGCCCTCCATCCACAAGTGAGGCACAGAGAAATGCCATGAAGAAGCAAAAAGAGGCTGtggaaagaaaacaaaaggaagataaaaacatgttgaataaatttaggAAGCGTGTAGAAgagaaaataagtaatttcatcaaaaattcaaataaaccTTACATACAGTTTGAACCGATGGACCAAATGTACCGTTCGATCATCAGGGATGTATCAGAAACTGCAGGAGTCCAAGTTTTTTCATTTGGTCAAGAAGGTATAGACCGATATGCAGTGGTGTACAAGAAAGACAAGGGCCCTTCTGAAGATGAACTAACAGTACGTAGAGCGGGTGGCATTTGGGACGACGATAAAGCCGCAGAGATGGCTCAAAAGCATATAGAAATGCAGAAGCAAGCTGCCCTGGAATCTGAAGAAGAGAAAAATAGGAAGCGTAAACGAGGTAAAGAGGAATTGAGCGgaacattttataaacaaaagtatGTTCATCTCATAGGAGAGGATGCAGCAATACAGGCCGCTCAGAAAACGggtgtaaataaaagttatggAGAAGTTCccagtgaaaataaaaaagatcaGAGGTCTATTGAGCAGACCATGGCTGATATACGAGCTAAAAAGATGAAAAAGGCTGAAACTGAGAAAGCTGAAGCAGCTGTAAGTAGCATACAAACCTAG